TCATTTACGTTTGGAGGCAATATCAAGTCAAGAACGCAAAGCCCGCTTGAGGGGTCTTTTCTGCCCGTGCCGCATGTCGTCCCTTGTTCCGCCAGACCCGAACCGATATTTTGCCCGGACCGCCGTTTTTTGATTCCGCCCCGTAAAGCACCCCAAAAAAGCCCATGCGCGCCATCCTCGACATCGTTCTCATCGCGCTGGACCTCTATGTCTGGCTGTTGATCGCCTCGGCCATCCTGTCCTGGCTGATCGCCTTCAATGTCGTGAACACCCGCAATCAGTTCGTGGCTAGCGTGGCGGAATTCCTCTACCGGATCACGGAGCCGGTGCTCGGGCCGATCCGTTCGTTCCTGCCCAATCTGGGCGGCCTCGATATCTCCCC
The sequence above is drawn from the Afipia sp. P52-10 genome and encodes:
- a CDS encoding YggT family protein, giving the protein MRAILDIVLIALDLYVWLLIASAILSWLIAFNVVNTRNQFVASVAEFLYRITEPVLGPIRSFLPNLGGLDISPVILILLIMLIQRVISYYIYPNVF